One Luteimonas sp. MC1825 DNA segment encodes these proteins:
- a CDS encoding cystathionine gamma-synthase, with amino-acid sequence MHDDQGHGGADTSGWGHGTRAIHAGQSPDPSTGAVMVPIYATSTYAQSSPGVHQGFEYSRTHNPTRFAYERCVAGLEGGSRGFAFASGLAASATVLELLDSGAHVIAMDDLYGGSYRLFERVRRRTAALDFSFVDLTDPAAFEAAITPQTRMVWVETPTNPMLKVVDLKAISAIARRHGLLMVVDSTFASPILQRPLEHGADMVLHSATKYLNGHSDMVGGMVVVGDNADLGEQLAFLQNSVGAVQGPFDSFLALRGLKTLHLRMRAHCDNALALAKHLESHPAIEQVIYPGLPSHPHHALAGRQMDGFGGIVSVVVKGGLAGATRFCERLKIFTLAESLGGVESLVNHPAVMTHASIPVERRAVLGISDALVRLSVGVEDVADLMADIEAALDSVAP; translated from the coding sequence ACACGGCGGCGCGGACACGTCCGGGTGGGGCCATGGCACCCGGGCGATCCACGCCGGGCAGTCGCCGGATCCCTCCACCGGCGCGGTCATGGTGCCGATCTACGCGACCTCCACGTACGCGCAGTCCAGCCCGGGCGTGCACCAGGGCTTCGAGTATTCGCGCACCCACAACCCCACCCGCTTTGCCTACGAGCGCTGCGTGGCCGGGCTTGAAGGCGGCAGCCGCGGCTTCGCGTTCGCCTCCGGCCTCGCCGCCAGCGCGACCGTGCTGGAGCTGCTCGACAGCGGCGCGCACGTCATCGCCATGGACGACCTCTACGGCGGCAGCTACCGGCTGTTCGAACGCGTGCGCCGGCGCACCGCGGCGCTGGACTTCAGCTTCGTCGACCTGACCGACCCCGCCGCGTTCGAAGCCGCGATCACGCCGCAGACGCGGATGGTCTGGGTCGAAACCCCCACCAACCCGATGCTCAAGGTCGTCGACCTGAAGGCGATCTCCGCGATCGCCCGCAGGCACGGCCTGCTGATGGTGGTCGACAGCACCTTCGCCTCGCCGATCCTGCAGCGCCCGCTGGAACATGGCGCCGACATGGTGCTGCACTCGGCCACCAAGTACCTCAACGGCCACTCCGACATGGTCGGCGGCATGGTGGTGGTGGGCGACAACGCCGATCTCGGCGAGCAGCTGGCGTTCCTGCAGAATTCGGTGGGCGCGGTGCAGGGGCCGTTCGACAGCTTCCTCGCGCTGCGCGGGCTGAAGACCCTGCACCTGCGCATGCGCGCGCACTGCGACAACGCGCTGGCGCTGGCGAAGCACCTCGAGTCCCATCCGGCGATCGAGCAGGTGATCTATCCCGGCCTGCCGTCGCATCCGCACCACGCGCTCGCCGGACGGCAGATGGACGGCTTCGGCGGCATCGTGTCGGTGGTGGTGAAGGGCGGCCTCGCCGGTGCCACGCGCTTCTGCGAGCGCCTGAAGATCTTCACGCTGGCCGAGTCGCTGGGCGGCGTGGAGAGCCTGGTCAACCATCCGGCGGTGATGACGCATGCGTCGATCCCGGTGGAGCGCCGCGCAGTGCTCGGGATCAGCGATGCGCTGGTGCGTCTGAGCGTCGGGGTGGAGGACGTGGCCGACCTGATGGCCGACATCGAGGCGGCACTGGACAGCGTCGCTCCATGA
- a CDS encoding glycosyltransferase family 2 protein: MTGSAPAADAPRNEVLGYSPLHQLQLLADDAWLATGDDPYFLVELPDAVRDGGVVRISVELDGEHLQRPCLYLDSGSGWNESGRVELLPDGPRHWTALACVEALAGPARFDPSERAGRFRLGMLALERVAPAALMVELLARDAAAHPESAADVLARAAAMAQSSGHQATCEWLLAGGPDRVREPPGSYAGWIRLHDSPTPAELSALRSAVRALPARPLLSLLLPVSGERHDLLQACVASLRAQCYPDWELLLVCDAQTLSTPMRDAVDAAVAASSRIRIAPAPADDAAAWNLALAAAGGAWVGVIEGAPLFAPHALAALAAAAAARPDAGMIYSDCDRIDAAGRRHAPSFRPDWNPDLFLARDYIGAAVLFDVGLVRKAGGFRADHAPAMVGDLALRCVGLADATPVHVPMVLSHWPDGAGIDLAARAEARRAALRGHLGDRVVAVESAGDGARLRWPLPAQPPRVSILVPTRDRVDLLRLCVESILSLTTYPDFELVVIDNGSSDAEALDYLASLDPRTRVRVLRYDLPFNYSAINNFAVAQAEGDVVALLNNDIEVISPHWLDEMVAHALRPGIGAVGAMLYYPDDTIQHAGVVVGLGGVAGHVYSRQPRGSTGEEGRAALVQNLAAVTAACLVVTRSAWDAVGGLDEALVVAFNDIDFCLRLRKAGYRNLWTPHAELYHHESASRGSEDTEEKLRRFHSEVAFMIERWGAVLHDDPAYNPNLSLAHGAANEFASPPRRGMRRWLDDALAGMSCIRRQ; the protein is encoded by the coding sequence GTGACCGGCAGCGCGCCGGCCGCGGACGCGCCGCGTAACGAGGTGCTCGGGTATTCCCCGCTGCACCAGCTGCAGCTGCTTGCCGATGACGCGTGGCTGGCGACCGGTGACGACCCGTATTTCCTGGTGGAGTTGCCCGACGCGGTTCGCGATGGCGGCGTCGTGCGCATCAGCGTCGAACTCGACGGCGAGCATCTGCAGCGGCCCTGCCTCTATCTCGATTCCGGCAGCGGCTGGAACGAGTCGGGACGCGTCGAGCTCCTTCCCGACGGCCCGCGGCACTGGACCGCGCTCGCGTGCGTCGAGGCGCTGGCCGGTCCGGCACGCTTCGACCCCAGCGAGCGCGCCGGGCGCTTCCGTCTTGGCATGCTCGCGCTCGAGCGGGTGGCGCCGGCGGCGCTGATGGTGGAGCTGCTCGCGCGTGATGCGGCGGCCCACCCGGAATCGGCCGCCGACGTGCTCGCACGCGCGGCGGCAATGGCGCAATCCTCCGGCCACCAGGCGACGTGCGAGTGGTTGCTCGCTGGCGGCCCCGATCGCGTGCGCGAGCCGCCGGGGTCGTACGCCGGGTGGATTCGCCTGCACGATTCGCCGACCCCGGCCGAGCTGTCCGCGCTGCGCTCTGCGGTGCGCGCGCTGCCGGCGCGACCCCTGCTGTCGCTGTTGCTTCCGGTGTCGGGCGAGCGCCACGACCTGCTGCAGGCCTGCGTCGCGTCCCTGCGCGCGCAGTGCTATCCCGACTGGGAGCTGCTGCTGGTCTGCGACGCGCAGACGCTGTCGACGCCGATGCGTGACGCGGTGGACGCGGCGGTTGCCGCCAGCAGCCGTATCCGCATCGCTCCCGCGCCGGCAGACGATGCGGCGGCCTGGAACCTCGCGCTGGCCGCGGCGGGCGGCGCCTGGGTGGGCGTGATCGAGGGTGCACCGCTGTTCGCGCCGCACGCCCTGGCGGCACTGGCCGCGGCCGCGGCCGCGCGTCCGGACGCCGGCATGATCTATTCCGACTGCGACCGGATCGATGCGGCCGGGCGCCGCCATGCGCCGAGCTTTCGCCCTGACTGGAACCCGGACCTGTTCCTGGCGCGCGACTACATCGGTGCCGCGGTGCTGTTCGATGTCGGCCTGGTGCGCAAGGCCGGCGGTTTCCGCGCCGATCATGCCCCCGCCATGGTCGGCGACCTGGCGCTGCGCTGCGTCGGGCTTGCCGACGCGACGCCGGTCCACGTGCCGATGGTGCTGTCGCACTGGCCCGACGGCGCGGGTATCGACCTGGCCGCGCGCGCCGAAGCGCGCCGAGCGGCGCTGCGCGGGCACCTTGGCGATCGCGTCGTTGCGGTCGAGTCGGCGGGTGACGGCGCGCGCCTGCGCTGGCCGCTGCCGGCGCAGCCGCCGCGCGTCAGCATCCTCGTTCCCACGCGTGATCGTGTCGACCTGCTGCGCCTTTGCGTGGAGAGCATCCTGTCGCTCACCACCTACCCCGATTTCGAGCTGGTGGTGATCGACAACGGATCCAGCGATGCCGAAGCGCTCGACTACCTGGCGTCGCTCGACCCGCGGACGCGTGTTCGCGTGCTGCGCTACGACCTGCCGTTCAACTATTCGGCGATCAACAACTTCGCCGTGGCGCAGGCCGAGGGCGACGTGGTGGCACTGCTCAACAACGACATCGAGGTGATCTCGCCGCACTGGCTCGACGAGATGGTCGCGCATGCGTTGCGCCCGGGCATCGGCGCGGTAGGCGCGATGCTCTACTACCCCGACGACACCATCCAGCATGCCGGGGTGGTGGTGGGCCTGGGCGGCGTTGCCGGCCACGTCTATTCCCGCCAGCCACGGGGCAGCACGGGCGAGGAGGGGCGTGCCGCACTCGTCCAGAACCTCGCGGCGGTCACGGCCGCCTGCCTGGTGGTGACCAGGTCGGCATGGGATGCGGTCGGCGGCCTGGATGAGGCGCTGGTGGTGGCGTTCAACGACATCGACTTCTGCCTGCGCCTGCGCAAGGCCGGCTACCGCAACCTGTGGACCCCGCACGCCGAGCTGTACCACCACGAGTCCGCGAGCCGCGGCAGCG